A part of Setaria viridis chromosome 8, Setaria_viridis_v4.0, whole genome shotgun sequence genomic DNA contains:
- the LOC117833078 gene encoding OBERON-like protein produces the protein MGTSSGANFQHQHPATQGQGMPPPPRPNGRAPPALQTSLSLGGAAAAAATSPEQVGSPPDAQEPLSNSDGGHDSATESASSRETWPGEPSTGKSGGGGGPPVAAAPITAVRMAGSKDKEVVVCNGVHDLQAVRGRIIPGAGWVTLREIARDRVDVVAEKMKVIGEEVLDEVKTELRSILEGTGGSHHVEEFLYLQKLVQGRVDLTPAALSVAHHVQLEVLVAIKTGIQAFLHPSVNIPQSRLAEVFLYKRCRNIACQSTLPAEECRCGICSSRNGFCNLCMCVICNKFDFEVNTCRWIGCDVCSHWTHTDCAIRDGRIGTGQTIKNGVSHAEMLFRCQACQRTSELLGWVRDVFQQCAPGWDRDALLRELDYVCKIFRLSEDSKGNKLFRKCVELVDRLRSAYAESVSPRMLLQALQELDIASPKSFENEEPGRSITPQEACNRIAEVVQEAVKKMEIVAEEKMRMYKRARLAVDACDRELEEKAREAQELKAERLRKLQQAEELESIIRLKQVEAEMFQLKASEARQEAERLRSVALAKKSEEAGQDYASMYLKRRLEEAEAEKQYIFEKIKLQENQRPPPPQAASSGGLGIGGSSSAGDPSQMMMLSKIQDLLKNVRSMPSSKSDGPHSK, from the exons ATGGGGACCTCGTCGGGCGCCAACTTCCAGCACCAGCATCCGGCCACGCAGGGGCAgggcatgccgccgccgccgcgccccaacgggcgcgcgccgccggccctgCAGACGTCGCTCTCCcttggcggcgccgccgcggccgccgcaaCCTCGCCGGAGCAGGTCGGCTCGCCCCCGGACGCGCAGGAGCCGCTGTCCAACTCCGACGGGGGGCACGACTCCGCCACCGAGAGCGCCAGCTCCCGGGAGACGTGGCCCGGGGAGCCCAGCACCggcaagagcggcggcggcggcggtcctcccgtggcggcggcgccgataACGGCGGTGAGGATGGCTGGCAGCAAGGAcaaggaggtggtggtgtgTAACGGCGTTCACGACCTGCAGGCCGTCCGGGGTAGGATTATCCCGGGCGCCGGTTGGGTGACGCTCAGGGAGATTGCTCGGGACAGGGTGGACGTTGTTGCGGAGAAGATGAAGGTCATTGGTGAGGAGGTGCTGGATGAGGTCAAGACCGAGCTCCGCTCGATTCTGGAAGGGACTGGTGGTTCGCATCATGTGGAGGAGTTCCTGTACCTGCAGAAGCTTGTCCAGGGCAGGGTTGATCTGACCCCTGCCGCGCTTTCGGTGGCGCACCACGTGCAGCTGGAGGTCCTTGTCGCCATCAAGACCGGGATCCAGGCGTTCCTGCATCCCAGCGTCAACATACCCCAGAGCCGGCTCGCGGAGGTTTTCTTGTACAAGAGGTGCCGGAACATCGCCTGCCAGAGCACCCTCCCTGCTGAGGAGTGCAGGTGTGGTATATGCAGCAGCCGGAACGGGTTCTGCAACCTCTGCATGTGTGTCATCTGCAATAAGTTTGATTTCGAGGTCAACACGTGCCGCTGGATCGGGTGTGATGTCTGCTCTCACTGGACTCACACGGACTGCGCGATCCGTGATGGGCGGATTGGGACTGGGCAGACGATTAAGAATGGTGTTAGTCATGCGGAGATGCTTTTCCGGTGCCAGGCCTGCCAGAGGACATCTGAACTGCTGGGGTGGGTTAGGGATGTCTTTCAGCAATGTGCGCCTGGTTGGGACAGAGATGCTTTGTTGCGGGAGCTTGACTATGTTTGTAAGATATTCCGTCTGAGTGAGGATTCAAAAGGGAATAAATTGTTCAGGAAATGTGTTGAGCTGGTTGACAGATTGAGGAGTGCTTATGCTGAATCCGTAAGTCCTAGGATGCTGCTACAAGCTCTCCAAG AGCTGGATATTGCCTCCCCAAAGAGCTTTGAGAATGAAGAGCCAGGGCGCTCGATCACTCCCCAGGAGGCCTGCAACCGAATTGCCGAGGTTGTCCAGGAGGCTGTCAAAAAGATGGAGATTGTTGCTGAAGAGAAAATGCGAATGTATAAAAGGGCTCGCCTTGCTGTGGACGCCTGCGACCGCGAGCTGGAGGAGAAGGCCAGGGAGGCCCAGGAGCTGAAGGCGGAGCGGCTGCGGAAGCTGCAGCAGGCAGAGGAGCTGGAGAGCATCATCCGCCTGAAGCAGGTGGAAGCGGAGATGTTCCAGCTGAAGGCCAGTGAGGCCCGGCAGGAGGCAGAGCGGCTGCGGAGCGTCGCGCTGGCGAAGAagtcggaggaggcggggcaggACTACGCGAGCATGTACCTCAAGCGCCGCCTGGAGGAGGCTGAGGCGGAGAAGCAGTACATCTTTGAGAAGATCAAGCTGCAGGAGAACcagcggccaccgccgccgcaggctgCTAGCAGCGGTGGCCTTGGCATCGGTGGTAGCAGTAGCGCTGGTGACCCCTCACAGATGATGATGCTGTCCAAGATCCAGGACCTGCTGAAGAACGTCCGCAGCATGCCGTCCAGCAAGTCTGACGGGCCGCACTCGAAATAG